One Anthonomus grandis grandis chromosome 14, icAntGran1.3, whole genome shotgun sequence DNA window includes the following coding sequences:
- the LOC126744401 gene encoding DNA replication ATP-dependent helicase/nuclease DNA2 isoform X1, translating to MKKATPKSKVPQGCMKISSFFTTVRPKSDKSLHKPEQIVIIDDGDNAFEDCTQSLLAIQSKRKGDNATTGNSPPKKKTHLKPHPSASGITTNIQQSRDMHVSGASNMLPSVSGSTPITTKPLLTVKTPEKLFNPESLKSLQSSPKHLTPEKQNSKTKVGSSKKKLSGSKTPKKLFESSPSNLSEFNVEVIKNFFKITPTKREVEDRNREVQRENEKTPIKHVMPPTVASPRVKTKLDFDSGTESLCCKQNPTAKEKENHDSSNLSFTFDDASWEADFIDRIDYNLDLSTSQHCKVVSVVQHATETIITVKSTQTSEQALCSLKGFWMESKVCIGDIIRITASKVDENWFIDNNDGSLVLEPDLLISCTSVVNSVFCKRRSVFKERFRGFDTGNKFMVLGSMVHVLTQEVLKNKLYQLKQINQHALDILSRREWVKQIYESGDSLKSVSEEFLQYVPKISDFVNKYVKNASSKKEICKGNWQGVISEIQDIEDNIWCPELGVKGKVDISVRHEKTLMPLEIKTGRASVSLEHRGQVLLYIMMMKKLGCPVSSGLLLYLKEGVLREIPPSAAEQRDLIILRNELAYYILKQPTFQGSGEEVSLNPGEIPEAINHPACGKCPYSGVCMAYSKYLNEDVSSKVNLRKAYDEVSASITAAHIDYFMHWNALLSLETPERAATKDLRDIFTLTPEERHAKGKCLINLKVKELIEDNSGVCFTTFHSSLTGNFLLSGLTENAYLVVSVKNRPAIASGIVTDITMDQITLSLDRNVQKKYPEELFFLDSYDSSAFLTYNLSSLSLILEPDEKAHQLRRIIVDKQPASFQTKLPMSLLQKAKPILKRLNKVQQRAVLKAIAANEYFLIKGMPGTGKTATIVALIQLLVEIGKSVLITSHTHSAVDTVCLKLISFGVKFMRLGSEAKMNPDIRAYSEYYLTKDCHSPEALETVYNSVQVFAVTCLGSGNMVLSKRVLDVCIVDESTQVVQCSVIRPLYAAKTFVLLGDPDQLPATIKNKTAIEKGMSESLFERLDSDEARISLNLNYRMNKSITKLANVLTYKGELEIGSERVAEATMDIPKRELLLETYKEDTWLIKALDAKMENAVQFVDTGPTWDLNKSVPWADNKFDSNEMISCANIYEAAIVYRLVKALITEGAVPPSHIGVIATYRIQVALLTQLLESTEVCVNTVDQYQGKDCNIIIYSCSKSRDLKREWVNKFDLTEDKRRLNVAITRAKHKLIIVGDLTTLGNYSTFKRIKNELESNAIKLLECDGFSWDEILRIS from the exons ATGAAGAAAGCGACTCCGAAAAGTAAAGTGCCTCAAGGATGTATGAAAATATCCAGTTTCTTCACAACAGTTAGACCTAAATCGGACAAATCACTTCATAAACCAGAACAAATTGTAATCATCGATGACGGCGATAACGCTTTTGAAGATTGCACTCAAAGTTTACTTGCCATTCAAAGCAAGAGGAAAGGTGATAACGCAACAACTGGCAATAGCCCTCCGAAGAAAAAAACCCATTTGAAACCCCACCCTTCGGCTAGTGGAATTACGACAAACATTCAACAATCAAGGGACATGCATGTTTCGGGTGCCTCAAACATGCTACCCTCTGTAAGTGGCTCTACACCGATAACAACCAAACCATTGTTAACAGTTAAAACACCCGAGAAGCTTTTTAACCCAGAGTCACTCAAGAGTCTACAGTCGAGCCCCAAGCATTTAACCCCTGAAaagcaaaattcaaaaactaaagtGGGTTCATCTAAAAAGAAACTAAGCGGGAGCAAAACTCCTAAAAAACTATTTGAGTCTTCCCCAAGCAACTTGAGTGAGTTCAATGTAGAAGTTAtcaagaatttctttaaaataacgCCTACTAAACGTGAAGTTGAAGACCGCAACAGAGAGGTTCAGCGGGAGAATGAAAAAACCCCAATAAAACATGTTATGCCGCCAACAGTCGCAAGTCCCAGGGTAAAAACAAAGTTGGACTTTGACAGTGGTACCGAATCACTTTGCTGCAAGCAAAACCCAACTgccaaagaaaaagaaaaccaTGACAGCAGCAATTTAAGTTTCACATTCGATGATGCTAGTTGGGAGGCAGATTTCATTGATCGTATCGATTATAATTTGGACCTAAGCACTTCACAGCATTGTAAAGTTGTTAGTGTTGTGCAACATGCGACTGAAACAATTATTACTGTGAAGTCCACACAGACTAGTGAACAAGCTTTATGTAGCTTAAAAGGCTTTTGGATGGAGTCAAAAGTTTGTATCGGGGATATTATTAGGATCACTGCGAGTAAAGTAGATGAAAATTGGtttattgataataatgatGGGTCATTGGTTTTGGAGCCTGACCTCTTGATTTCTTGCACTTCAGTGGTAAACtctgttttttgtaaaagacgGTCTGTTTTTAAAGAAAGATTTAGGGGGTTCGACACTGGGAATAAGTTCATGGTACTGGGCAGTATGGTACATGTACTCACCCAAGAggtcttaaaaaataaactttaccAATTAAAGCAAATCAACCAACATGCCTTAGATATATTAAGCAGAAGGGAGTGGGTGAAGCAGATCTATGAAAGCGGGGACTCCCTAAAGAGCGTCTCAGAAGAATTCCTGCAATATGTGCCGAAAATAAGCGATTTCGTTAATAAGTACGTTAAAAATGCCTCTTCAAAGAAAGAGATATGTAAAGGCAATTGGCAAGGGGTCATCTCCGAAATCCAGGACATAGAGGACAACATTTGGTGTCCAGAGCTAGGAGTCAAGGGCAAAGTGGACATAAGCGTGCGTCACGAGAAAACCTTAATGCCATTAGAAATAAAAACAGGACGGGCCAGTGTGTCGTTGGAGCACCGAGGGCAAGTTTTACTCTACATAATGATGATGAAGAAGTTGGGTTGTCCAGTTTCCTCCGGTctacttttgtatttaaaagaggGCGTTTTGAGGGAGATACCGCCCTCGGCAGCCGAACAAAGAGACTTGATCATATTGAGAAACGAGCTGGCctactatattttaaaacaacccACCTTCCAAGGTAGCGGTGAGGAGGTTTCGTTGAACCCCGGAGAGATTCCCGAAGCGATTAATCATCCTGCTTGCGGGAAATGTCCTTATAGCGGTGTATGCATGGCATATTCAAAGTATCTAAACGAGGACGTTTCGTCAAAGGTTAATTTGAGGAAG GCATATGATGAGGTAAGTGCATCCATAACTGCTGCCCACATAGACTATTTTATGCACTGGAATGCCCTGCTGTCCCTAGAAACCCCTGAACGTGCGGCAACAAAAGATCTCCGAGACATTTTCACTTTAACACCGGAGGAACGTCATGCAAAAGGAAAATGCCTTATTAACCTCAAAGTCAAAGAACTCATCGAGGATAACAGCGGAGTTTGCTTCACCACGTTCCATTCTTCACTGACCGGTAACTTCTTGCTAAGCGGATTAACAGAAAACGCTTATTTAGTCGTGAGCGTTAAAAATCGGCCCGCAATAGCTTCGGGGATAGTAACCGACATAACCATGGACCAAATAACCCTGTCTCTGGACAGAAACGTTCAGAAAAAGTATCCGGAGGAGCTCTTCTTCTTGGACTCATACGACTCAAGTGCATTTCTCACGTACAACTTATCAAGTTTGTCCTTAATATTGGAACCGGACGAAAAAGCGCATCAATTAAGACGAATTATCGTTGACAAACAACCGGCGAGTTTTCAAACGAAACTGCCGATGTCCCTGCTGCAAAAAGCGAAACCGATCCTAAAAAGGCTGAACAAAGTGCAACAGAGGGCGGTTCTAAAAGCGATCGCCGCAAACGAGTATTTCTTAATCAAGGGCATGCCTGGAACCGGTAAAACCGCCACGATAGTCGCCCTAATTCAACTTTTAGTGGAAATAGGTAAATCCGTCCTTATAACCAGTCACACCCATTCGGCAGTGGACACTGTGTGCCTGAAACTCATCAGTTTTGGAGTGAAGTTTATGAGGTTAGGCAGCGAGGCCAAAATGAACCCGGATATTCGAGCATATTCTGAGTATTATCTCACTAAAGATTGCCACAGTCCAGAAGCTTTAGAAACAGTATATAATAGTGTGCAAGTGTTCGCTGTCACCTGTTTAGGTTCAGGCAATATGGTTTTATCGAAAAGGGTCTTGGATGTTTGTATAGTGGATGAAAGTACTCAGGTGGTGCAGTGCTCGGTAATTAGACCCTTGTATGCGGCAAAAACATTCGTGCTACTAGGGGACCCTGACCAACTACCCGcgacaattaaaaacaaaactgcCATAGAAAAAGGAATGTCCGAGAGCTTGTTTGAGAGACTCGACTCTGATGAAGCGAGGATCTCTTTGAATTTAAACTACCGCATGAATAAGTCCATTACTAAACTGGCTAACGTGCTCACTTATAAGGGAGAACTGGAAATTGGCTCTGAAAGAGTTGCCGAGGCCACCATGGACATCCCAAAGCGGGAACTTCTACTGGAAACTTATAAAGAAGACACTTGGCTTATTAAAGCTTTGGATGCAAAAATGGAGAACGCCGTGCAGTTCGTCGATACTGGACCCACATGGGACCTAAACAAATCCGTTCCATGGGCAGACAATAAGTTCGATTCAAACGAAATGATTTCTTGTGCCAACATTTATGAGGCTGCCATAGTATATCGACTAGTAAAAGCCCTTATTACTGAAGGGGCAGTGCCTCCCAGTCACATCGGGGTGATTGCAACTTATAGGATCCAAGTGGCTCTACTAACTCAGTTGCTCGAATCAACCGAGGTGTGTGTGAACACTGTAGATCAGTATCAAGGCAAAGATtgcaatataattatttattcttgcTCGAAATCCAGAGATTTAAAGAGGGAGTGGGTTAACAAGTTCGATTTGACCGAGGATAAACGGAGGCTTAATGTAGCCATTACTAGGGCGAAGCATAAGTTAATTATCGTGGGAGATTTGACTACTTTAGGGAACTATTCTACTTTTAAGAGGATTAAAAACGAGTTGGAATCTAATGCGATCAAACTATTGGAATGTGACGGTTTTAGTTGGGATGAAATTTTAAGGATCAGTTAA
- the LOC126744401 gene encoding DNA replication ATP-dependent helicase/nuclease DNA2 isoform X2, which translates to MKKATPKSKVPQGCMKISSFFTTVRPKSDKSLHKPEQIVIIDDGDNAFEDCTQSLLAIQSKRKGDNATTGNSPPKKKTHLKPHPSASGITTNIQQSRDMHVSGASNMLPSVSGSTPITTKPLLTVKTPEKLFNPESLKSLQSSPKHLTPEKQNSKTKVGSSKKKLSGSKTPKKLFESSPSNLSEFNVEVIKNFFKITPTKREVEDRNREVQRENEKTPIKHVMPPTVASPRVKTKLDFDSGTESLCCKQNPTAKEKENHDSSNLSFTFDDASWEADFIDRIDYNLDLSTSQHCKVVSVVQHATETIITVKSTQTSEQALCSLKGFWMESKVCIGDIIRITASKVDENWFIDNNDGSLVLEPDLLISCTSVVNSVFCKRRSVFKERFRGFDTGNKFMVLGSMVHVLTQEVLKNKLYQLKQINQHALDILSRREWVKQIYESGDSLKSVSEEFLQYVPKISDFVNKYVKNASSKKEICKGNWQGVISEIQDIEDNIWCPELGVKGKVDISVRHEKTLMPLEIKTGRASVSLEHRGQVLLYIMMMKKLGCPVSSGLLLYLKEGVLREIPPSAAEQRDLIILRNELAYYILKQPTFQGSGEEVSLNPGEIPEAINHPACGKCPYSGVCMAYSKYLNEDVSSKVNLRKAYDEVSASITAAHIDYFMHWNALLSLETPERAATKDLRDIFTLTPEERHAKGKCLINLKVKELIEDNSGVCFTTFHSSLTGNFLLSGLTENAYLVVSVKNRPAIASGIVTDITMDQITLSLDRNVQKKYPEELFFLDSYDSSAFLTYNLSSLSLILEPDEKAHQLRRIIVDKQPASFQTKLPMSLLQKAKPILKRLNKVQQRAVLKAIAANEYFLIKGMPGTGKTATIVALIQLLVEIGKSVLITSHTHSAVDTVCLKLISFGVKFMRLGSEAKMNPDIRAYSEYYLTKDCHSPEALETVYNSVQVFAVTCLGSGNMVLSKRVLDVCIVDESTQVVQCSVIRPLYAAKTFVLLGDPDQLPATIKNKTAIEKGMSESLFERLDSDEARISLNLNYRMNKSITKLANVLTYKGELEIGSERVAEATMDIPKRELLLETYKKDTWLIKALDAKMENAVQFVDTGPTWDLNKSVPWADNKFDSNEMISCANIYEAAIVYRLVKALIIEGAVPPSHIGVIATYRIQVALLTQLLESTEVCVNTVDQYQGKDCNIIIYSCSKSRDLKREWVNKFDLTEDKRRLNVAITRAKHKLIIVGDLATLGNYSTFKRIKNELESNAIKLLECDGFSWDEILRIS; encoded by the exons ATGAAGAAAGCGACTCCGAAAAGTAAAGTGCCTCAAGGATGTATGAAAATATCCAGTTTCTTCACAACAGTTAGACCTAAATCGGACAAATCACTTCATAAACCAGAACAAATTGTAATCATCGATGACGGCGATAACGCTTTTGAAGATTGCACTCAAAGTTTACTTGCCATTCAAAGCAAGAGGAAAGGTGATAACGCAACAACTGGCAATAGCCCTCCGAAGAAAAAAACCCATTTGAAACCCCACCCTTCGGCTAGTGGAATTACGACAAACATTCAACAATCAAGGGACATGCATGTTTCGGGTGCCTCAAACATGCTACCCTCTGTAAGTGGCTCTACACCGATAACAACCAAACCATTGTTAACAGTTAAAACACCCGAGAAGCTTTTTAACCCAGAGTCACTCAAGAGTCTACAGTCGAGCCCCAAGCATTTAACCCCTGAAaagcaaaattcaaaaactaaagtGGGTTCATCTAAAAAGAAACTAAGCGGGAGCAAAACTCCTAAAAAACTATTTGAGTCTTCCCCAAGCAACTTGAGTGAGTTCAATGTAGAAGTTAtcaagaatttctttaaaataacgCCTACTAAACGTGAAGTTGAAGACCGCAACAGAGAGGTTCAGCGGGAGAATGAAAAAACCCCAATAAAACATGTTATGCCGCCAACAGTCGCAAGTCCCAGGGTAAAAACAAAGTTGGACTTTGACAGTGGTACCGAATCACTTTGCTGCAAGCAAAACCCAACTgccaaagaaaaagaaaaccaTGACAGCAGCAATTTAAGTTTCACATTCGATGATGCTAGTTGGGAGGCAGATTTCATTGATCGTATCGATTATAATTTGGACCTAAGCACTTCACAGCATTGTAAAGTTGTTAGTGTTGTGCAACATGCGACTGAAACAATTATTACTGTGAAGTCCACACAGACTAGTGAACAAGCTTTATGTAGCTTAAAAGGCTTTTGGATGGAGTCAAAAGTTTGTATCGGGGATATTATTAGGATCACTGCGAGTAAAGTAGATGAAAATTGGtttattgataataatgatGGGTCATTGGTTTTGGAGCCTGACCTCTTGATTTCTTGCACTTCAGTGGTAAACtctgttttttgtaaaagacgGTCTGTTTTTAAAGAAAGATTTAGGGGGTTCGACACTGGGAATAAGTTCATGGTACTGGGCAGTATGGTACATGTACTCACCCAAGAggtcttaaaaaataaactttaccAATTAAAGCAAATCAACCAACATGCCTTAGATATATTAAGCAGAAGGGAGTGGGTGAAGCAGATCTATGAAAGCGGGGACTCCCTAAAGAGCGTCTCAGAAGAATTCCTGCAATATGTGCCGAAAATAAGCGATTTCGTTAATAAGTACGTTAAAAATGCCTCTTCAAAGAAAGAGATATGTAAAGGCAATTGGCAAGGGGTCATCTCCGAAATCCAGGACATAGAGGACAACATTTGGTGTCCAGAGCTAGGAGTCAAGGGCAAAGTGGACATAAGCGTGCGTCACGAGAAAACCTTAATGCCATTAGAAATAAAAACAGGACGGGCCAGTGTGTCGTTGGAGCACCGAGGGCAAGTTTTACTCTACATAATGATGATGAAGAAGTTGGGTTGTCCAGTTTCCTCCGGTctacttttgtatttaaaagaggGCGTTTTGAGGGAGATACCGCCCTCGGCAGCCGAACAAAGAGACTTGATCATATTGAGAAACGAGCTGGCctactatattttaaaacaacccACCTTCCAAGGTAGCGGTGAGGAGGTTTCGTTGAACCCCGGAGAGATTCCCGAAGCGATTAATCATCCTGCTTGCGGGAAATGTCCTTATAGCGGTGTATGCATGGCATATTCAAAGTATCTAAACGAGGACGTTTCGTCAAAGGTTAATTTGAGGAAG GCATATGATGAGGTAAGTGCATCCATAACTGCTGCCCACATAGACTATTTTATGCACTGGAATGCCCTGCTGTCCCTAGAAACCCCTGAACGTGCGGCAACAAAAGATCTCCGAGACATTTTCACTTTAACACCGGAGGAACGTCATGCAAAAGGAAAATGCCTTATTAACCTCAAAGTCAAAGAACTCATCGAGGATAACAGCGGAGTTTGCTTCACCACGTTCCATTCTTCACTGACCGGTAACTTCTTGCTAAGCGGATTAACAGAAAACGCTTATTTAGTCGTGAGCGTTAAAAATCGGCCCGCAATAGCTTCGGGGATAGTAACCGACATAACCATGGACCAAATAACCCTGTCTCTGGACAGAAACGTTCAGAAAAAGTATCCGGAGGAGCTCTTCTTCTTGGACTCATACGACTCAAGTGCATTTCTCACGTACAACTTATCAAGTTTGTCCTTAATATTGGAACCGGACGAAAAAGCGCATCAATTAAGACGAATTATCGTTGACAAACAACCGGCGAGTTTTCAAACGAAACTGCCGATGTCCCTGCTGCAAAAAGCGAAACCGATCCTAAAAAGGCTGAACAAAGTGCAACAGAGGGCGGTTCTAAAAGCGATCGCCGCAAACGAGTATTTCTTAATCAAGGGCATGCCTGGAACCGGTAAAACCGCCACGATAGTCGCCCTAATTCAACTTTTAGTGGAAATAGGTAAATCCGTCCTTATAACCAGTCACACCCATTCGGCAGTGGACACTGTGTGCCTGAAACTCATCAGTTTTGGAGTGAAGTTTATGAGGTTAGGCAGCGAGGCCAAAATGAACCCGGATATTCGAGCATATTCTGAGTATTATCTCACTAAAGATTGCCACAGTCCAGAAGCTTTAGAAACAGTATATAATAGTGTGCAAGTGTTCGCTGTCACCTGTTTAGGTTCAGGCAATATGGTTTTATCGAAAAGGGTCTTGGATGTTTGTATAGTGGATGAAAGTACTCAGGTGGTGCAGTGCTCGGTAATTAGACCCTTGTATGCGGCAAAAACATTCGTGCTACTAGGGGACCCTGACCAACTACCCGcgacaattaaaaacaaaactgcCATAGAAAAAGGAATGTCCGAGAGCTTGTTTGAGAGACTCGACTCTGATGAAGCGAGGATCTCTTTGAATTTAAACTACCGCATGAATAA GTCCATTACTAAGCTGGCTAACGTGCTCACTTATAAGGGAGAACTGGAAATTGGCTCTGAAAGAGTTGCCGAGGCCACCATGGACATCCCAAAGCGGGAACTTCTACTGGAAACTTATAAAAAAGACACTTGGCTTATTAAAGCTTTAGATGCAAAAATGGAGAACGCCGTGCAGTTCGTCGATACTGGACCCACATGGGACCTAAACAAATCCGTTCCGTGGGCAGACAATAAGTTCGATTCAAACGAAATGATTTCTTGTGCCAACATTTATGAGGCTGCCATAGTATATCGGCTAGTAAAAGCCCTTATTATTGAAGGGGCAGTGCCTCCCAGTCACATTGGGGTTATTGCAACCTATAGGATCCAAGTGGCTCTACTAACTCAGTTGCTTGAATCAACCGAGGTGTGTGTGAACACTGTAGATCAGTATCAAGGCAAAGATTGCAATATCATTATTTATTCTTGCTCGAAATCCAGAGATTTAAAGAGGGAGTGGGTTAACAAGTTCGATTTAACGGAGGATAAACGGAGGCTTAATGTCGCCATTACTAGGGCGAAGCATAAGTTAATTATCGTGGGAGATTTGGCTACTTTAGGGAACTATTCTACTTTTAAGAGGATTAAAAACGAGTTGGAATCTAATGCGATCAAACTATTGGAATGTGACGGTTTTAGTTGGGATGAAATTTTAAGGATTAGTTAA